In a single window of the Streptomyces sp. CGMCC 4.7035 genome:
- a CDS encoding 8-oxoguanine deaminase, with amino-acid sequence MAQRIVIENCSIATVDADDTEYANGHVVIADNRVEAVGAGRAPEGLENVVRRIDASGHLVTPGLVNTHHHFYQWITRGLATDHNLFDWLVTLYPTWARIDEQMVYAAAQGSLAMMARGGVTTAMDHHYVFPRGSGDLSGAIVRAARETGVRFTLARGSMDRSEKDGGLPPDFAVETLEGALAATEETVKQHHDASFDAMTQVAVAPCSPFSVSTELLRQGAELARRLGVRLHTHGSETIEEEKFCHELFGMGPTDYFESTGWLGDDVWMAHCVHMNDADIAAFARTRTGVAHCPSSNARLAAGIARVPDMLAAGVPVGLGVDGTASNESGELHTELRNALLINRLGAHREAALNARQALRLGTYGGAQVLGRSSETGSLEPGKLADLVLWKLDTLAHASIADPVTALVFGAAAPVTASFVGGRQIVENGRLLHVDEDAIARSTREEAQRLARIAGQG; translated from the coding sequence ATGGCCCAGCGCATCGTCATCGAGAACTGTTCGATCGCGACCGTCGACGCCGACGACACCGAGTACGCGAACGGGCATGTCGTCATCGCGGACAACCGCGTCGAGGCGGTCGGCGCGGGCCGGGCCCCCGAGGGCCTGGAGAACGTCGTACGCCGCATCGACGCGTCCGGTCACCTGGTGACCCCGGGCCTGGTCAACACCCACCACCACTTCTACCAGTGGATCACCCGGGGTTTGGCCACCGACCACAACCTCTTCGACTGGCTCGTCACGCTGTACCCGACCTGGGCGCGCATCGACGAGCAGATGGTGTACGCGGCGGCTCAGGGATCGCTGGCAATGATGGCCCGGGGCGGCGTCACCACGGCCATGGACCACCACTACGTCTTCCCCCGGGGCTCCGGCGACCTGTCCGGCGCGATCGTCCGCGCCGCCCGCGAGACGGGCGTCCGCTTCACCCTCGCGCGCGGCTCCATGGACCGCAGCGAGAAGGACGGGGGCCTGCCACCGGACTTCGCCGTCGAGACCCTCGAAGGCGCGCTGGCCGCGACCGAGGAGACCGTCAAGCAACACCACGACGCCTCCTTCGACGCGATGACCCAGGTCGCCGTCGCACCCTGTTCCCCCTTCTCCGTCTCCACCGAACTGCTCCGCCAGGGTGCCGAGCTGGCCCGCCGGCTCGGCGTACGCCTGCACACCCACGGCTCGGAGACGATCGAGGAGGAGAAGTTCTGCCACGAGCTGTTCGGCATGGGCCCGACCGACTACTTCGAGTCAACCGGCTGGCTCGGTGACGACGTGTGGATGGCGCACTGCGTCCACATGAACGACGCCGACATCGCCGCCTTCGCCCGGACGAGGACGGGGGTCGCCCACTGCCCGTCGTCCAACGCTCGCCTCGCGGCCGGCATCGCGCGGGTCCCCGACATGCTGGCCGCCGGCGTCCCCGTCGGCCTCGGCGTCGACGGCACCGCGTCGAACGAGTCCGGCGAACTCCACACCGAACTGCGCAACGCGCTCCTGATCAACCGTCTGGGCGCCCACCGCGAGGCCGCCCTGAACGCCCGGCAGGCGCTGCGCCTCGGCACCTACGGCGGCGCCCAGGTGCTGGGCCGTTCCTCGGAGACCGGCTCCCTGGAACCGGGCAAGCTGGCCGACCTGGTCCTGTGGAAGCTGGACACCCTCGCCCACGCCTCGATCGCCGACCCGGTGACCGCGCTGGTCTTCGGGGCGGCGGCGCCGGTCACGGCCTCCTTCGTGGGCGGCCGGCAGATCGTCGAGAACGGCCGCCTGCTGCATGTCGACGAGGACGCGATCGCCCGCTCCACGCGGGAGGAGGCACAGCGCCTGGCACGGATCGCCGGCCAGGGCTGA
- a CDS encoding 3'-5' exonuclease, with the protein MAARRIKPSLYISVDIEADGPIPGPYSMLSLGAAVAGTQDADGFTAADPEKVTFYRELRPISEEFVPEALAVSGLDRERLGREGAEPTVVLAEFADWVRAAAAGAQPVMCGYPASYDWTFLYWYLIRFTGASPFGHSGCLDMKTLYATKAGLPLRAVAKGTMPRELLSRRRHTHHALDDAIEQAELFANLMRWPGPGSAP; encoded by the coding sequence ATGGCCGCACGACGCATCAAGCCCAGCCTCTACATCTCCGTGGACATCGAGGCCGACGGCCCGATCCCCGGGCCGTACTCCATGCTCAGCCTGGGCGCCGCGGTCGCCGGGACGCAGGACGCCGACGGGTTCACGGCCGCCGATCCGGAGAAGGTGACCTTCTATCGCGAGCTGCGCCCGATCAGCGAGGAGTTCGTCCCCGAGGCGCTGGCCGTGAGCGGGCTCGACCGCGAGCGGCTGGGACGGGAAGGGGCCGAACCGACGGTCGTGCTCGCCGAGTTCGCCGACTGGGTGCGTGCGGCCGCGGCGGGCGCGCAGCCGGTGATGTGCGGTTACCCGGCGTCGTACGACTGGACGTTTCTGTACTGGTACCTGATCCGGTTCACCGGGGCGAGCCCCTTCGGCCACTCGGGTTGCCTCGACATGAAGACGCTGTACGCCACGAAGGCGGGGCTTCCGCTGCGGGCGGTGGCCAAGGGCACGATGCCGCGCGAGCTGCTGTCGAGGCGTCGGCACACGCATCACGCCCTCGACGACGCGATCGAGCAGGCCGAGCTGTTCGCGAACCTCATGAGGTGGCCGGGGCCCGGGTCGGCTCCATGA
- a CDS encoding helix-turn-helix domain-containing protein, protein MTNALAELTLPVPEVLRAWIADIESVSVAGRSPESFAHVPDTATKLVVRVEENGRRDTLVVGPRTRASYHADADQRVASCVQLRLRPGTARPLLGVPAVNLVGQVVRLSDMTGSFPQLADELHDLAPEEMVAHLARVLPGRRAPTADRSRNALLRAAADALSTRTDRIPAQVREVARDLAVSERQLRNLFAEGIGVSPKHYARINRVRHVLTHAATAPWSELAAATGYYDQSHMTSDFRTLMGVPPRSFFTGLLPRPQPCQAFRRG, encoded by the coding sequence GTGACCAACGCCCTTGCCGAGCTCACCCTGCCCGTCCCCGAAGTGTTACGCGCCTGGATCGCCGACATCGAGTCCGTGTCCGTCGCGGGCCGGTCGCCGGAATCGTTCGCCCATGTACCGGACACCGCGACGAAACTGGTCGTACGGGTCGAGGAGAACGGCCGCCGCGACACCCTGGTCGTCGGTCCGCGCACCCGCGCCTCGTACCACGCGGACGCGGACCAACGCGTCGCATCGTGTGTACAGCTTCGCCTGCGGCCGGGTACGGCACGTCCGCTGCTCGGCGTGCCAGCGGTCAACCTCGTGGGACAGGTCGTACGACTGAGCGACATGACCGGGTCGTTCCCGCAACTGGCGGACGAGCTGCACGACTTGGCGCCCGAGGAGATGGTGGCGCACCTGGCTAGGGTGTTGCCCGGCCGGCGTGCTCCGACTGCGGACCGCTCGCGAAATGCGCTGCTGCGCGCCGCCGCCGACGCCCTGTCGACCCGGACGGACCGCATCCCCGCGCAGGTGAGGGAAGTGGCACGCGACCTCGCGGTCAGCGAGCGGCAGCTGCGCAACCTCTTCGCCGAGGGCATCGGCGTCTCCCCCAAGCACTACGCCCGTATCAACCGCGTACGCCATGTCCTGACCCATGCCGCCACCGCGCCGTGGTCCGAGCTGGCCGCCGCCACGGGGTACTACGACCAGTCGCACATGACGTCCGACTTCCGCACCCTGATGGGCGTCCCGCCCCGCTCGTTCTTCACCGGCCTCCTGCCCCGGCCCCAGCCCTGCCAGGCGTTCCGCCGAGGCTGA
- a CDS encoding SDR family oxidoreductase, giving the protein MILVTGATGTIGSEVVRQLTARGEKVRALTRDPAKARVPSGVEVIRGDYLDPGSLEAAMSGVTAAFLVGVPGPDTRHDQDLVASARAAGVRRLVKLSAIATGDPAVGPSGTWHLAGEQAVQESGAQWTVLRPSSFASNTLSWAEAVGAGEPVPNLSGDGPQGVVDPRDVSEVAVRALLDGRYAGRTYTLTGPETISVPGQAAVLAAVLGRPVTTHDLSPEEAREHLRAWGLGEANAEGVLAGSAFVRKGGNAVVTEDVPEVLGRPARTYREWAEDHREAFAPA; this is encoded by the coding sequence ATGATCCTCGTCACGGGTGCCACGGGCACCATCGGCAGTGAAGTCGTACGACAGCTCACGGCGCGCGGCGAGAAGGTGCGCGCTCTGACCCGCGACCCGGCGAAGGCCCGAGTGCCCTCGGGGGTGGAGGTGATACGCGGGGACTACCTCGACCCGGGCTCCCTGGAGGCGGCGATGTCCGGGGTGACGGCCGCGTTCCTGGTGGGTGTCCCCGGCCCGGACACACGGCACGATCAGGACCTGGTGGCGTCGGCGAGGGCGGCGGGGGTACGCCGGTTGGTGAAGCTCTCCGCGATCGCGACGGGTGATCCCGCAGTGGGCCCGTCCGGCACCTGGCATCTCGCCGGTGAACAGGCCGTCCAAGAGAGCGGGGCGCAGTGGACGGTCCTGCGGCCCTCCAGTTTCGCCTCGAACACGCTGAGCTGGGCGGAGGCGGTCGGGGCGGGAGAGCCGGTGCCGAACCTGAGCGGTGACGGGCCGCAGGGGGTGGTCGATCCGCGTGACGTGTCCGAGGTGGCGGTACGGGCCCTCCTCGACGGTCGGTACGCGGGGCGCACGTACACGCTGACCGGTCCGGAGACGATCAGCGTCCCCGGCCAGGCCGCCGTGCTCGCCGCGGTTCTCGGCCGTCCGGTCACGACACACGACCTCTCGCCGGAGGAAGCGCGTGAACACCTGCGCGCCTGGGGCCTGGGGGAGGCGAACGCGGAGGGCGTCCTTGCCGGTAGCGCCTTCGTCCGCAAGGGCGGCAACGCCGTCGTCACCGAGGACGTACCGGAGGTGCTGGGGCGGCCGGCGCGGACGTACCGGGAGTGGGCCGAGGACCACAGGGAGGCATTCGCGCCGGCGTGA
- a CDS encoding MFS transporter produces the protein MSTLIESTAQASPRRTYSRWASLVVLCAGTLMTILDGNIVTVAMPAIQSDLGFSGPGLAWVVNAYLIPFGGLLLLVGRLGDLVGRRRMFAAGLAVFTAASVLCGVATSQGVLIAARAAQGVGGAMTSAVVLGMLVALFPEPREQARAIAVFSAVGAAGGALGTFLGGALTQALNWHWIFLINLPIGVVAWLAALRVLAPESGAGLGKGADYPGAALVTGALMLTVYVIVGSGDRGPTVTLLLGALALALFVAFTVRQARAARPLLRLRLFGSRMLSGANAVQVLMIATMYGFQFIGALYLQRVLGYDELTTGTAFLPAPIAIGVLMLGLSARSIGRFGAYRVLLAGLALIVAGMALLSRAPVHGSYVTDVLPPLLLLAAGFAAAMPALTGLAMSGAREEDAGLASGLFNTTQVVGGSLGLAVLSTLAASHTDGLLGRGAELVPATAEGYQLAFRVATALAAGALALAAVVLRSRTEQARN, from the coding sequence ATGTCGACCTTGATCGAGTCAACGGCGCAGGCGTCGCCGCGACGAACGTACTCCCGCTGGGCGTCCCTCGTCGTCCTGTGCGCGGGAACGCTGATGACGATCCTGGACGGCAACATCGTCACCGTGGCGATGCCCGCCATCCAGAGCGACCTCGGCTTCTCGGGGCCGGGACTCGCCTGGGTGGTCAACGCGTATCTGATCCCGTTCGGCGGGCTGCTGTTGCTGGTGGGCCGTCTGGGCGACCTGGTGGGCCGCAGGCGGATGTTCGCGGCGGGGCTCGCCGTGTTCACCGCGGCCTCGGTGCTGTGCGGGGTCGCGACCAGCCAGGGCGTGCTGATCGCGGCGCGGGCCGCGCAGGGCGTGGGTGGGGCGATGACATCGGCCGTGGTACTCGGCATGCTGGTCGCGCTGTTTCCCGAACCGCGCGAACAGGCCCGGGCCATCGCGGTGTTCAGCGCGGTGGGCGCGGCGGGCGGGGCGCTCGGCACGTTCCTCGGCGGGGCGCTGACGCAGGCCCTGAACTGGCACTGGATCTTCTTGATCAACCTGCCGATCGGGGTCGTGGCCTGGCTCGCGGCCCTGCGGGTGCTCGCCCCCGAGAGCGGCGCCGGACTCGGCAAGGGCGCCGACTACCCGGGTGCGGCGCTGGTCACCGGCGCGCTGATGCTCACGGTGTATGTCATCGTCGGCTCCGGCGACCGCGGCCCGACCGTCACCCTGCTCCTTGGCGCCCTCGCCCTCGCCCTCTTCGTCGCGTTCACCGTCCGCCAGGCCCGGGCCGCACGACCCCTGCTGCGACTGCGGCTGTTCGGCTCCCGGATGCTGAGCGGCGCGAACGCCGTCCAGGTCCTGATGATCGCGACGATGTACGGCTTCCAGTTCATCGGCGCGCTCTACCTGCAACGCGTCCTCGGCTACGACGAGTTGACCACCGGCACGGCCTTCCTTCCGGCGCCGATCGCGATCGGCGTGCTGATGCTGGGGCTCTCGGCGCGGTCCATCGGCCGGTTCGGCGCATACCGGGTGCTGCTCGCGGGGCTCGCGCTCATCGTCGCCGGCATGGCGCTGCTGAGCCGGGCCCCCGTGCACGGCTCGTACGTCACGGACGTCCTCCCGCCGCTGCTCCTGCTCGCCGCCGGGTTCGCCGCCGCCATGCCCGCGCTGACCGGGCTCGCCATGTCGGGCGCGCGCGAGGAGGACGCCGGTCTGGCCTCCGGGCTCTTCAACACCACACAGGTGGTGGGTGGTTCGCTGGGCCTTGCGGTGCTGTCCACGCTGGCCGCGAGCCACACCGACGGGCTGCTCGGCCGGGGCGCGGAGCTGGTTCCGGCCACGGCGGAGGGCTATCAGCTGGCGTTCCGGGTGGCGACGGCGCTCGCGGCGGGGGCGCTGGCGCTGGCCGCGGTCGTGCTGAGGTCACGTACCGAGCAGGCACGGAACTGA
- a CDS encoding winged helix-turn-helix transcriptional regulator, with protein sequence MSQRNTGVTAQVVNAYACPVREVLDRVAGKWSVQILVAAARGPIRFTELERSIEGISRRMLTLTLRNLERDGLVTRTVRPTVPPKVEYELTSAARELHETLQRLTDWAERNRTYIAESRAAYDAEHQPELLDA encoded by the coding sequence ATGTCCCAGAGGAACACCGGTGTTACCGCGCAGGTCGTGAACGCGTACGCGTGCCCGGTCCGTGAAGTTCTTGACAGGGTCGCCGGTAAATGGAGCGTGCAGATCCTTGTCGCCGCCGCGCGCGGGCCGATCCGCTTCACCGAGTTGGAGCGCAGCATCGAGGGCATCAGCCGCCGCATGCTCACGCTGACCCTGCGCAATCTGGAGCGCGACGGACTCGTCACGCGCACCGTCCGTCCGACGGTGCCGCCGAAGGTCGAGTACGAACTCACCTCGGCCGCACGTGAGTTGCACGAGACCTTGCAACGGCTGACCGACTGGGCCGAGCGCAACCGCACCTACATCGCCGAGTCACGCGCGGCCTACGACGCCGAGCACCAGCCGGAACTGCTCGACGCATAG
- a CDS encoding histidine phosphatase family protein yields the protein MGDLLLVRHGETEWSLSGRHTGWSDIPLTEKGREQARRLAPLIARHHIAAAFVSPMQRARETARLAGVGGAGVDADLSEWDYGGYEGVTTVEIHRTRTDWFLFTDGVAPGPPEHPGESPDEVGARAERMLAKIDAALAEAEGSVVVVSHGHFLRVLTARRLGLPASAGALFQLSTGTVSRLSTEHRRHVVAGWNVRPDAYCSHGSLSPGEAGPDEH from the coding sequence ATGGGTGACCTTCTCCTCGTACGGCACGGCGAGACGGAGTGGTCGTTGTCCGGGCGGCACACCGGGTGGAGCGACATCCCGCTGACCGAGAAGGGCCGGGAGCAGGCGCGCAGGCTCGCTCCGCTGATCGCCCGGCACCACATCGCGGCGGCGTTCGTCAGCCCGATGCAGCGGGCCCGGGAGACGGCCCGGCTGGCCGGGGTCGGCGGGGCCGGCGTCGACGCGGACCTGTCCGAGTGGGACTACGGCGGGTACGAGGGCGTCACGACCGTCGAGATCCACCGGACGCGGACGGACTGGTTCCTGTTCACGGACGGGGTCGCGCCCGGCCCGCCCGAGCACCCCGGGGAGAGCCCGGACGAGGTCGGGGCGCGCGCTGAGCGCATGCTCGCCAAGATCGACGCTGCGCTCGCCGAGGCGGAGGGCAGCGTGGTCGTCGTCTCGCACGGGCACTTCCTGCGGGTGCTGACCGCGCGGCGGCTCGGACTGCCGGCCTCGGCGGGTGCCCTGTTCCAGCTCTCCACGGGGACGGTGAGCCGGCTCAGCACGGAGCACCGCCGTCATGTCGTGGCCGGCTGGAATGTCAGACCCGACGCGTACTGTTCCCATGGGTCCCTCTCCCCGGGGGAAGCGGGGCCCGACGAGCACTGA
- a CDS encoding pyridoxal phosphate-dependent aminotransferase, which translates to MEFRQSSKLSEVCYEIRGPVIEHANALEEAGHSVLRLNTGNPAAFGFEAPEEILQDMIRMLPQAHGYTDSRGILSARRAVAQRYQERGLEVGVDDVFLGNGVSELVSMAVQALLEDGDEILIPAPDFPLWTAVTTLAGGKAVHYLCDEQADWYPDLDDMASKITDRTKAVVIINPNNPTGAVYPKEIIEGILDLARRHGLMVFADEIYDQILYDDAVHHSAAALAPDLVVLTFCGLSKTYRVAGFRSGWLVVTGPRQHARNYLEGLTMLASMRLCANAPAQYAIQAALGGRQSISELTAPGGRLHEQRTVAWEKLNEIPGVSCVKPKGALYAFPRLDPKVHKIHDDEKFVLDLLLREKIQVVQGTGFNWPTPDHFRILTLPHADDLEAAIGRIGRFLSGYRQ; encoded by the coding sequence ATGGAGTTCCGGCAGTCGAGCAAACTCAGCGAGGTCTGTTACGAGATCCGCGGCCCGGTGATCGAGCACGCCAACGCGCTGGAGGAGGCGGGCCACAGCGTGCTGCGCCTGAACACCGGCAACCCCGCGGCCTTCGGCTTCGAGGCGCCGGAGGAGATCCTCCAGGACATGATCCGGATGCTTCCGCAGGCGCACGGCTACACGGACTCGCGCGGCATCCTCTCCGCCCGCCGCGCCGTGGCCCAGCGCTACCAGGAGCGGGGCCTGGAAGTCGGGGTCGACGACGTCTTCCTCGGCAACGGCGTCTCCGAGCTGGTCTCGATGGCCGTCCAGGCGCTGCTGGAGGACGGCGACGAGATCCTCATCCCCGCACCGGACTTCCCCCTCTGGACGGCGGTGACGACCCTGGCGGGCGGCAAGGCGGTCCACTACCTGTGCGACGAACAGGCCGACTGGTATCCGGACCTGGACGACATGGCGTCGAAGATCACGGACCGCACGAAGGCCGTCGTGATCATCAACCCGAACAACCCCACCGGCGCGGTCTACCCGAAGGAGATCATCGAGGGCATCCTCGACCTCGCCCGCCGCCACGGCCTGATGGTCTTCGCGGACGAGATCTACGACCAGATCCTGTACGACGACGCCGTGCACCACTCGGCCGCCGCGCTCGCCCCCGACCTGGTGGTCCTCACCTTCTGCGGCCTGTCGAAGACCTACCGTGTGGCGGGCTTCCGCTCCGGCTGGCTGGTCGTGACGGGCCCCAGGCAGCACGCCCGCAACTACCTGGAGGGCCTGACGATGCTGGCCTCCATGCGGCTGTGTGCCAACGCCCCCGCCCAGTACGCCATCCAGGCCGCGCTCGGGGGCCGGCAGTCCATCAGCGAGCTGACCGCACCGGGCGGCCGCCTCCACGAGCAGCGCACCGTGGCGTGGGAGAAGCTCAACGAGATCCCCGGCGTCTCCTGCGTGAAGCCGAAGGGCGCGCTGTACGCGTTCCCTCGCCTCGACCCCAAGGTGCACAAGATCCACGACGACGAGAAGTTCGTCCTGGACCTGCTGCTGCGGGAGAAGATCCAGGTGGTCCAGGGCACGGGCTTCAACTGGCCGACCCCCGACCACTTCCGGATCCTCACCCTGCCGCACGCGGATGACCTGGAGGCGGCGATCGGGCGGATCGGGCGGTTCCTCAGCGGGTACCGGCAGTAG
- a CDS encoding winged helix-turn-helix transcriptional regulator, producing MSPRRSYDQYCSTARALDAVGDRWTLLIVRELLAGPRRYTDLHADLPGVSTDVLASRLKDMERDGLTTRRRLPPPGVAYVYELTVLGRQLLPVLQALGTWGAPALAERRPTDAVRAHWFALPLLRSLENEGEGLVEVRLDEGKFHVWLGAEDGPVYGDGPAPEEPDARLALDAETCTALGRGAVTLRQAIRAGRAEVSGDGTLAKVLRGD from the coding sequence ATGTCACCTCGCCGAAGCTACGACCAGTACTGCTCCACGGCCCGGGCGCTCGACGCCGTCGGCGACCGCTGGACCCTCCTGATCGTCCGCGAGCTGCTCGCAGGACCGCGCCGCTACACCGATCTGCACGCGGACCTGCCGGGCGTGAGCACGGACGTCCTGGCGTCCCGGCTGAAGGACATGGAGCGCGACGGCCTGACCACGCGACGCCGGCTGCCGCCGCCGGGGGTCGCCTACGTGTACGAACTCACCGTTCTCGGACGTCAGTTGCTGCCCGTGCTCCAGGCACTCGGCACCTGGGGCGCGCCCGCGCTGGCCGAGCGCCGGCCGACGGACGCGGTGCGCGCGCACTGGTTCGCGCTGCCGCTGCTGCGCTCGCTGGAGAACGAGGGCGAGGGGCTTGTCGAAGTCCGCCTCGACGAGGGGAAGTTCCATGTGTGGCTGGGCGCCGAGGACGGCCCGGTGTACGGGGACGGGCCCGCCCCCGAGGAACCCGACGCCCGGCTGGCCCTCGACGCGGAGACGTGCACGGCCCTGGGACGAGGGGCCGTGACGCTGCGTCAGGCGATACGCGCGGGCCGCGCCGAGGTCTCGGGGGACGGCACGCTCGCCAAGGTGCTGCGCGGAGACTGA
- a CDS encoding VWA domain-containing protein, which produces MITRKRLAAGVLALLATLAAGIAVPAGAVADETTAQDAPKVDLVLDVSGSMRARDIDGGSRMAAAKQAFNEVLDATPEEVQLGIRTLGANYPGNDRKTGCKDTAQLYPVGTLDRTEAKTAVATLQPTGWTPIGPALLKAADDLDGGKGSRRIVLITDGEDTCAPLDPCEVAREIAAKGVGLTIDTLGLVPDTKLSKQLSCIAEATGGTYTSVQHKEQLSDKVNQLVDRTADEVVTPVAVDGTAQCSTAPTLKSGLFTDREEFGQHRFYRVDVKPGQELRASVSVSDDRQVNPDYGVTLRAITVHGREIVRGEATGSGRTDVLSTGLRYPKAESDDDSDEAAPAETVCLQVANSFSPAAGVKTTPGLPLELTVDVVDGPDQAADVASFGLGRGWWLLGALILTGFLAGLVWGWVSRWRIAVWRTN; this is translated from the coding sequence ATGATCACAAGAAAACGGCTGGCGGCGGGAGTCCTCGCCCTGCTCGCCACCCTGGCGGCCGGGATCGCCGTCCCGGCCGGCGCCGTCGCCGACGAGACGACGGCTCAAGACGCGCCCAAGGTCGATCTCGTCCTCGACGTCAGCGGTTCGATGCGGGCCCGCGACATCGACGGCGGCTCGCGAATGGCAGCGGCGAAGCAGGCCTTCAACGAGGTGCTCGACGCGACGCCGGAGGAGGTACAGCTCGGCATCCGGACCCTGGGCGCCAACTACCCGGGCAACGACCGCAAGACGGGCTGCAAGGACACCGCGCAGCTCTACCCGGTCGGCACGCTGGACCGTACGGAGGCCAAGACGGCCGTGGCCACGCTCCAGCCCACCGGCTGGACGCCGATCGGCCCGGCCCTGCTGAAGGCGGCGGACGACCTCGACGGCGGCAAGGGTTCACGGCGCATCGTGCTCATCACCGACGGTGAGGACACCTGCGCCCCGCTGGACCCGTGCGAGGTGGCACGGGAGATCGCCGCCAAGGGGGTCGGGCTGACCATCGACACGCTGGGTCTGGTGCCGGACACCAAGCTGAGCAAGCAGCTGAGCTGCATCGCCGAGGCGACGGGCGGAACGTACACGTCGGTGCAGCACAAGGAGCAGCTCTCCGACAAGGTCAACCAGTTGGTGGACCGGACGGCGGACGAGGTGGTCACGCCCGTCGCCGTGGACGGCACCGCCCAGTGCTCCACGGCGCCCACGCTCAAGTCCGGTCTCTTCACCGACCGTGAGGAGTTCGGGCAGCACCGCTTCTACCGAGTGGACGTGAAGCCCGGTCAGGAACTGCGCGCCTCGGTGAGCGTCTCCGACGACCGGCAGGTGAACCCCGACTACGGTGTGACGCTGCGGGCGATCACCGTGCACGGACGGGAGATCGTACGCGGCGAGGCGACGGGGTCGGGCCGTACGGACGTCCTGTCGACGGGTCTGCGCTACCCGAAGGCCGAGAGCGACGACGACAGCGACGAGGCCGCGCCGGCCGAGACGGTGTGCCTCCAGGTCGCCAACTCCTTCTCCCCGGCGGCCGGTGTGAAGACCACGCCCGGGCTGCCCCTGGAGCTGACGGTCGACGTCGTCGACGGCCCCGACCAGGCGGCCGACGTGGCCTCCTTCGGCCTCGGGCGTGGCTGGTGGCTGCTCGGCGCCCTGATCCTGACCGGCTTCCTCGCGGGTCTGGTGTGGGGCTGGGTGTCCCGCTGGCGGATCGCGGTCTGGAGGACCAACTGA
- a CDS encoding NUDIX hydrolase, producing the protein MSAYTRARRAYRALRRARPEWFRNESGGIEILSDPALVKAALRRMRRHAATREARGSKGRFWWARLRRAVRPEPVGVVSADRFLFHLRDPVRFPDGTLGLYNRIVPPPGATPGVVVLPLVGPDHGILLIEHYRHSTREWHWEVVRGFGEPGASADDNVARELAEEVSAEPREIVPLGELHPDTGLLAHRVQLFAARVDTVGELERHEGIRRAIVVSCAEAEDMIREGGITDAFTIAALYRARLAGLFD; encoded by the coding sequence ATGAGCGCGTACACGCGCGCCCGGCGCGCCTACCGGGCCCTGCGCCGCGCCCGTCCGGAATGGTTCCGGAACGAGTCGGGCGGCATCGAGATCCTGTCCGATCCCGCCCTCGTCAAGGCGGCCCTGCGGCGGATGCGCCGGCACGCCGCGACACGGGAGGCGCGCGGCAGCAAGGGGCGGTTCTGGTGGGCGCGACTGCGCCGGGCGGTGCGTCCCGAGCCCGTCGGTGTGGTGTCGGCCGACCGCTTCCTGTTCCATCTGCGGGATCCGGTGCGCTTTCCGGACGGAACGCTCGGCCTGTACAACCGGATCGTCCCGCCGCCGGGGGCGACACCCGGCGTCGTCGTGCTGCCGTTGGTGGGCCCGGACCACGGAATCCTGCTGATCGAGCACTACCGGCACAGCACACGGGAGTGGCACTGGGAGGTGGTCCGGGGCTTCGGCGAACCGGGGGCGAGCGCGGACGACAACGTGGCGCGGGAACTGGCGGAGGAGGTGTCCGCCGAGCCGCGGGAAATCGTCCCCCTCGGCGAACTCCACCCCGACACCGGTCTGCTGGCCCACCGCGTCCAGCTGTTCGCGGCCCGCGTGGACACCGTCGGCGAGCTGGAGCGGCACGAGGGGATCCGCCGGGCGATCGTCGTCTCGTGCGCCGAGGCGGAGGACATGATCCGCGAGGGAGGAATCACCGACGCCTTCACCATCGCCGCGCTGTACCGGGCCCGTCTGGCAGGGCTGTTCGACTAG